ataaatttcaatCTTATTATTTCTCTACATCGTAAAACTTAAATGTCGTCTTTTAAAATGTGTACTTCATTCTTTTGCCATAcgtaaaaaatttcaatcaaattattacaattaatggatttaattgaaaatcatgattctttaaaaagtttattaaaatttgaaacagttCAAACAAATCATTTCACTCCAGATTAATTTGATCCCAAAACTTGACTTTTTCTATAATTtccatattttattatttagctgaaaaaaaaaacaatattataataaatacttattttttaaaacctattttCTACAATGTTCAttcgtttattttattaagttaataaagtcatttcttaaattttttataatgttaaaagttCGTAGTTGTCTTTCTGTCATTTCACAACATATTAAAGCATGAGATTTTTATTGCTTCAATGGATTTATTACATTCTGCGATTGAATTGTTGAAAATGGTTATAAACGCATTTACTTCATGTAGATCatacaaattgataaaaaatttaaataaattctccATGTAATCAAAAATTGTAACCAATATTTGAGGATCATAATAATAAAGAGTAACAATaaaattgtatacattttttaatcttcTTAACTGATTTTTGcccatatttaaaattatattgcagCACATTTCtattttagttttcatttattagttatctaaaaaaaataacaataattttagttgaattttttccacatcatttataataaaaatttaatttttttaaaaatttatatatattgtcaaatatctctttgcttttttcttcaaaattttaatcttcaattaaatttttatcctCTTCATCATCCTCTTCatcaattttaatcaaattttcttctttattgTCGCTGtcttgatttttatttcaagttttaaatttttcctattttctcattcttcttttaattgtaaaccatataaaattctttcaatATCTTCCAATCTTTTATTTGCTTTCGTAATCAAAcaaaccaatatttttagaaaggtATTTAAACCTAatttgttaacaataaaaaattgtttttattttttttctttaaaatgcaaACGAATATCTCTCGACATATCAAATATGGCTTCTAAAGTTTCTATATCGCCATCGTAACCAATCATAATTACTTTTCTAAAATCTTGATCcgaaagtattttaattcttttaaaagaatgatatacatgtttatttacaatttcaAGATTCCGCCaacatttttttggtttagtaatagccatttttttactaaaaattacaaaaaatctatttatacatttaatcaaaaaaaccgTAATCGATATCATCTCTAACTTGTagattactataaatataagCAAGATCAAGATTATCATAAACACAACCAATATCCTCTTTAGTTTCacgtgttttaaaaaacataacatagaATACATAAACCATATTAGAAacaatacatataatatatccattttttattagtttgctaaaaaaaattacatcaactattttttacatttacctTGGCCAGATTGTATCACGTGTTGTATAAGACATAGAAATACATAATccttaatataatacaaaaatccatttccattttttattagtttgctgaaaaaaagttacttaatttacatttattaaataaagtgttttctacgatatattcattaataaaacttgtaataaaacttatttcgAGTTTTAAACCTTCTGGActgcatattttaaattttattgttctttCTGAAAACGGCCACTTTAAAATCGCATCACGTGTTGTAAAAGCCATAACAATAAATAACCCAATTTGATTCTCCTCATTATCAATAGTTAATTTCATAATAAACCTAtaacccttaaaaaaaaatggtgcaCAACAATAAGCTTTTACTCTATTTTAacatatcaattatttttttatcatccaCAACTTCGACCACTTTGTTCTGAATAACCTGATTCTTCTAAATATTCAACTCGTTcacttaaatcttttatttttttaacatgagTAAGTGATAATGCGTTACTCAATAGGCCCACATCATTATCAGTGTGACTTACAATCATAGGTCCTTTAGTTGTACTATCTTTATTGTTTACACCATTATCAGTTTGAATACGATCTTCTTTATTTTCTGCCTTATAGCccatatttttattagtattctaaaaaaatacaaaaaaattacaaaaaacttaaaaataattttcctgAAGAACCAAATCCGCCTGTTCTTTCACAATCTTTAATCATCGAAATTGTAGTGTCATAACTACTGCAAcctatgtaattattttttgcgcTTTTAAGACAACTATAAGTGTTATTTGAGCAACAGCATCTCCTCGTCTAATAACGTAATCTTCGTTTGACGTGTTGaaaagaataactttaattttatctctataATCAGCGTCAATGACTCCTTGAGCATTTAAAACTATAACACCGTTTGTGTTAGCTAAACccgattttgataaaatttgaccataaatattttcatccattttttcaatataaacacCAGTAGATTTAAAATTCGTGAATTTGGTtgtaagatataattttttgtacttaAGTCAAACGCAGCACTACCTTTTGTAGCATAAAAAgtccaattttttgtttctcttattttaatcattcaaaaaaaaagtatatgcaaatatattcttTATCACTATATACAAaagcatttctttttcttttatgtttaataatacaatttttacaaaaactattacaacaataaaaaacaacaaaaacaaaataaaaatttattattacactCATTACAATGTCCAAaccatttttcataaaaatcaaaacgTTTTAAATCTTCATTATTTAAAGgtctataaaaaaatcattaatatacgGTAATATAACAATCATCGTATACAATTCAGTTTCTATCCATAATtgataaaacaaacttttaacatGTTTCACAAGTTCTCTATCGTATTCCTCTACGAAATTActttttgtgaatttaaaatctttattaaaatacttatgCTTCAATTTCACAATCTTCAGTTGtgtttgttcaaaatatttactaatattatcTGTCATTTTTCttgttatctaaaaaaaacaagtctttTAGCAAAGAATTAAATATTACATGAGTATTATATGTTTCTTTACTAGAAGaattgttttattacattaagTAAGTTTTAGAGctccttttatataaaaaggaGAACAAAAGCAGTCGTAACAACTTATCTTACCACATTAAAGTAGAATTAAGATATCAAAGTACAGAGTTTAAATATCAAATGTGCAtcatgcaataaaaaattattttaaacttcttcTATTCTTGTCAACTGTATTGGAAAATATTCTAGACAGAGCATGACATTTTGCTTACATGATCAATGGAATATTAAAAAACGCCTCTTTTAACGGTTTTACTATTCGCTTATTAAAAGAAGATGATATCATCTATATTACTGAACACGAAAGACTTTTTCTGTAGAACCTCCTATGATTTCTACAGTAAATAAAAACGGTTATAGCAAAAGTTTTAGTCCAAACCTGAAACGTGCCGCTCAAGATCTGGCCGAAAAAGAAACGaatgaaatgaaaaaagcaAAGATTGAAGaagacaaaaaaacataattttttttgtaaaaaatttttttaatgttttaaaaaaacctgctttaatttaaaaaagcttgttttaaatttctatataaataaaaagtatataaagagttataaaagaaaaagctAGTTAAATATCGAAAGAGAAAATGACTAGCAAACAACTCGATGAAAATCTGGTAAAAGCAGTTTAGCTTTTTTATCCTGATAACGAATTACATCCTATGTTATATGaactttatcatttaaaaaaatacgtaTGAAGAATGGCAAGGtattatattatcttattttaaaaaatgggaCTTCGAGTGAATTTCGTCAGAAGAAAAACTAATtgatttgtattaaattttcatcgccaaagattataaaaaccatcttcatttatttgaaaaatcaaatcgCGAATATGTTAGTTTGCAGAACAATCACCAGCATGGAAAAGAAGTATGCTtgaaatatatcaaataataaatcgtgactttttgaataatacaaaaataaatggggAAGATCTACACAAAGAAGAAAGACAAAAATagatcattttaataaaatctttaaactgTATTATTGAgcgacaaaaaatttttttaaatgaatttaatgaaagttcagatgaaaaatttagaaaaacgtatttatattgtttaaacaatATCGATGGATTAGAGTATTATCCAACAATTCAATTTACAGGGGAGATAATATTTTGCAGTTCTGTTATTAATCACTTAAAagagatattttataaatacgaGTACAATATTGTCTTTCATAAAGGTGGACACATCGAAATAGATGTATTGAACGCGACAAAAGAAAGCAAAATATACACCTTTGATGATATATGAATCTTACTTTTTTGATTCCCGATCGAAGCTTGTACTATGTAATGTAGTGGAGGGATTTCGTTTTGAAAATGATCCGTTTCTTTAGCATAAAGATCCGAATATAAAGaatgcattttttatagttGAAATAATCTATCCAACTTCgaccaatttttgaaaaataaaactattgctCTTTTTTGAAACGAAATATCACATTTCTACACAAAAAATcatcgtttttttatttttgggtgataaaaaaacaaccagAATCTGTATCTGTTACTACTAAATGTTTTTCAGCATTATAATATCGTAACACTTCACCCAATTCCCAACTAAAATGTCCATTGTTTAATTTAGCATAAgataaaattaagataaaaaacttaaagatttattaattaatttacatttcTCGCTCGTAGTCAAGATGAGAGCATTTTTATGATcgtctgtttttaaaatttcaaaaacatctttCATTTCTTGATGATTGTTTCTATCgtgaaataaaatacttttggtTTTGACATCTCTAATTAAATTCAACagcttttctttaaaataattgtcgTAATTAAATTGAGGTGACTCGTAATA
This portion of the Hydra vulgaris chromosome 13, alternate assembly HydraT2T_AEP genome encodes:
- the LOC136090395 gene encoding deoxyuridine 5'-triphosphate nucleotidohydrolase-like, whose protein sequence is MDENIYGQILSKSGLANTNGVIVLNAQGVIDADYRDKIKVILFNTSNEDYVIRRGDAVAQITLINTNKNMGYKAENKEDRIQTDNGVNNKDSTTKGPMIVSHTDNDVGLLSNALSLTHVKKIKDLSERVEYLEESGYSEQSGRSCG